The DNA sequence TGAGGGCGGGCACTTCCTGGCGAAGACCTTCCAGGGCGGCACGGAGCGCGAGCTGCTCAACATGCTCAAGCAGAACTTCCGCCAGGTGATCCATGTGAAGCCGGCCTCGTCGCGCGCCGAATCGGTCGAGATGTTCCTGCTCGCCAAGGGTTTCAAGGGACGCCAGAAGGCCGGCAGCGAGACGGAAACCGAAGACGAGGCGGCCGAGTAGCATGCTGCTCTACGTGACCGTCGGCACCAACGATCTTGAGCGCGCCGGTGCATTCTATGATGCGGTGTTGCCGGCGCTCGGCTACCACCGCCAGCGGCAGGATGAAACCGAGATCGGCTATGGCGCTGCGGGCGAGCGCATCCGCTTCTGGGTGGTGACGCCCTTCAACCGCACGCCCGCGACCTATGGCAACGGCGTGAGCATCGCGCTGGACGCCAAGACGCGCGCGGCCGTCGATGCCTTCCACGCGGCAGCCCTTGCCAATGGTGGCGCCGACGAGGGCGCGCCGGGGCTGCGTCCGTTCCACGCGAATTTCTACGGCACATGGGTGCGCGATCTCGACGGCAACAAGATCGCTGCCGTCTGCGAGCGCCCGGAATAACGCGCGCTGTTGGCGCCGCTCCTTCGGATCGAACGTTGCCGCGTGTTTCCCTGAATATCCTTACTTGCCCGCCGCCGACTCGATTTCGCGCGCCGGCAGCCGGTGCCCCGAGACCGAAGCGCCGGCGTTCTTCGCCATGGTGAGGAACGGGATCGCCGCGATCAGGTTGGCGGCGGCGATAATCATGAAGGCGGTGTGGAAATCATCGAGCTGGAGCGGTCCGCCGCTGAGCTTGGTCTCGATTTCGAGGATCGCACCGGCAACGGCAACGCCGAGCGCCAGGCTGATCTGCTGCAGCACAGCACTCATCGAGGTCGCCTTGCTGGCATCCGCATCGTCGATATCGGCGAAGGAAAGCGCATTGACGCTGGTGAAGAAGAACGAGCGGGCGAAACCGGCGATCAGCAGAATCGTGATGAGAACCAGGTAGGGCGTCTCCGGCGTGAAGAAGCCGTTGGCGAAGGTGGTGATCGCGGCGAGGATTGCGGCGAGGATCAGTGTCGTGCGGAAGCCGGCGAAGGCGAGCACGCGCCGCGCGTAGAACTTTGTGGTGATGGCGCCGACCGCGCCGATAAAGGTGATGAGGCCCGATTGGAACGGATTGAGCCCGAAGCCGACCTGCAGCATCAGGGGCATCAGGAAGGGCACAGCGCCGACCGAGATACGAAAGATCGTGCCGCCGATCGAGGCGGCGCGAAAGGCGCTGTCCTTGAAGAGATCGAGATCGAGGACCGGCGCCGGATGGCGGCGGGCATGACGGATGTAGAGCAGGGTCGCGACCACGCCGATGAGAACGGAAGCGATACCGACAGCAGGCGGCAGTGCCGGCAGGCTGATCACCGACAGGCCGAAGACGATACCCGAAGCGGCGATGCCGCCGAGCACGAAGCCGATGACGTCCACGGGCGGCGGGTCACGCGTTTCCATGTGCGGCAGGTAGATGCCCGAAAGGATATAACCGGCGATCCCGACGGGTACGTTGATCAGGAAGATCCAGTGCCAGGAGAAATAGGTGGTGATGAAGCCGCCGAGCGGCGGGCCGGCCAGCGGCCCGACAAGTGCGGGGATCGTCAGAAGCGCCATCGCCGAGACGAGTTCGCTGCGCGGCGTGCCGCGTACCAGCACGAGGCGGGCGACCGGCGTCATCATCGCCCCACCCATGCCCTGCAGGAAGCGCGAAAAGACGAAGGCCGGCAGGCTGTTGGAGATCGCGCAGAAGATGGATCCGGCGATGAAGACCAGGATCGCCGCACGGAAGATCTTCTTGGCGCCGAAACGGTCCGCCATCCAGCCGCTCAAGGGTATGAAAATCGCCAGCGCCACCATGTAGGCCGTCAGCGCCAGCTTCAGTGTGATCGGCCCGACGCCGATGTCGCGGGCGATCGCCGGCAGCGACGTGGAAATGACGGTCGAATCCATCTGCTCCATGAAGAGAGCGACGGCGAGGATCATCGGGACGATACGGTTCATGAAACGGCGCTTCGGAGACGGTCTGCAATAAGCAGAAGCTAATAATGCTGGTGATGGCTTTTGTCGGGGCGAAACCGGTGATTGCGGATCAAAAGCGTGTGATCCCGGCTGGCCTTTGCTGTCAAGACGCTAGTTCTGGCCCAGTTGTCCTCAGCGGCAACGGATCCAACAGGGCAAAAGGGATTGGACCATGAGTGAATTTTCGATGAAGCGCCGGACATTGATGGGAGCGGGCGCGTTTGGGGTGCTCGCGGCGCCGTCGCTGCTGACGGGCGTTGCGGCGGCCCAGGAGAAAATGGAAAACACGGACATGAAAAGCGCTCCTCCGATCCGATCGTTCAAGCTCGGCGCCTTCAAGGTCGTCGTCGTCAATGACGGCACGCGCGTCACCGAGAAACCGCACGAGATCTATGGCACCAACCAGTCACAGCAGGCGGTGGCGGAGCTGCTGCAACAGAACTTTCTGCCGACGGAGGCATTGGTCAACAGTTTCTCGCCGGTTCTCGTCGATACCGGAACGGAGGTCGTGCTCTTTGATACCGGTATGGGGGAGGGCGGTCGCGAAGCTGGTCTCGGCCGCCTCGCCGATGGCATCCGTGCTGCCGGCTATGTGCCGGAGCAGCTGTCGGTCGTGGTGGTGACCCATATGCATGGCGATCACATCGGCGGCCTCATGGAGACCGGCAAGCCGGCATTTGCCAATGCCCGCTACGTGATGGGCGAAACTGAGTATGCCTTCTGGAAGGACCCGGCACGGGCCGGCACGCCAGCGGAAAACGGGCACAAGGCGGTGCTGGAGAAGGTGGTGCCGCTGGCGGAAAAGACGACCTTCATCGGTGACGGCGCCGCGGTCGTGCCGGGCATCTCGGCGGTTGCCGCCTTTGGCCATTCACCCGGTCACAGGGTGTTCCGCCTCGATTCCGACGGCCGGGGCATGATGCTGACGGCCGATACCGCCAACCACTACGTGCTGTCGCTGCAGCGCCCCGATTGGGAGGTGCGCTTCGACATGGACAAGGCAAAGGCGGCGGAGACTCGTCGCCGGGTTTTCGACATGATCGCCAGCGAGCGGCTGCCCTTCATCGGCTACCACATGCCCTTCCCCGCGGTCGGCTTCGTCGAGAAACAGGGCGAGGGCTACCGCTTCGTGCCCGTCAGCTATCAACTCGATATCTGATTGCTATCCACGGGTACGGCGGCCGCATGGCGCGAGAATGCTGCTCTGCAACAAATATCGGCCGAAGGCGCGACATTTCCCGGCTTTGGCTATTTTCATCCTGACATATCCGTGTTACGAGCCCTCGCCAACTTCCAAGACACGCTTTGAAGTCGCCCGGTGGACAAAACGCAGCCCGTCCCCGGGGGTTTTCGCTATTTGAAGGGAATTGGCCATGGCGCGCATCATCGAAACGGCAACTGGTCTGGAGGCTTTGACCTTCGACGACGTCCTGCTCCTGCCCGGACATTCCGAAGTCATGCCGGGTCAGACCAACATCGCGACCACCATCGCCCAGGACATCGACCTCAACCTGCCGATCCTGTCCTCCGCGATGGACACGGTGACCGAAGGACGCCTCGCAATCGCCATGGCGCAGGCCGGCGGCATCGGCGTCATCCACCGCAACCTGACGCCGGCCGAACAGGCCGAAGAGGTCCGCCAGGTCAAGAAGTTCGAAAGCGGCATGGTCATCAATCCGGTGACCATCGGCCCCGACGCCAAGCTCGCCGATGCGCTGGGCCTGATGAAGCAGCACGGCATCTCCGGCATCCCGGTCGTTGAAAACGGCGGTGCCGGCGGCCAGAAGCAGGGCCGTCTCGTCGGCATCCTCACCAACCGCGACGTCCGCTTCGCTTCGGATCCGAACCAGAAGATCCATGAGCTCATGACCCATGAGAACTTGGTCACGGTCAAGGAAAGCGTCGACCAGCAGGAAGCCAAGCGGCTCCTGCATGCGCACCGCATCGAGAAGCTCCTGGTTGTCGACGGCGACGGCCGCTGCGTCGGTCTGATCACTGTCAAGGACATCGAGAAGGCTCAACTCAACCCGAACGCCTCCAAGGACGCGCAAGGCCGTCTTCGCGCCGCTGCCGCCATCTCGGTTGGCGATGACGGCTTCGAGCGTGCCGAGCGGCTGATCGATGCCGGCGTCGACCTGATCGTTGTCGACACCGCCCACGGCCACTCGCAGCGCGTGCTCGATGCCGTCGCTCGCGTCAAGAAGCTCTCGAACTCGGTCCGCATCATGGCCGGCAATGTGGCCACCGCCGCTGGCACCAAGGCGCTCATCGATGCCGGTGCGGATGCGGTCAAGGTCGGTATCGGCCCGGGCTCGATCTGCACCACGCGCATCGTCGCCGGTGTCGGCGTTCCGCAGCTGGCCGCGATCATGAGCGCGGTGGAAGCCGCCCAGGCTGCCGGCATTCCCGTCATCGCCGATGGCGGCATCAAGTTCTCCGGCGACCTCGCCAAGGCGATTGCTGCCGGCGCTTCCGCCGTCATGATTGGCTCTCTGCTTGCCGGCACCGATGAAAGCCCGGGCGAAGTGTTCCTCTACCAGGGCCGTTCCTTCAAGGCCTATCGCGGCATGGGCTCCGTCGGCGCCATGGCGCGCGGCTCGGCAGACCGCTACTTCCAGGCGGAAGTGCGCGACACGCTGAAGCTGGTTCCCGAGGGCATCGAAGGTCAGGTTCCCTACAAGGGTCCGGTTGCAGGCGTGCTGCACCAGCTCGCCGGCGGTCTCAAGGCCTCCATGGGCTATGTCGGCGGCCCGACGATCAAGGAATACCAGGAGCGCGCCCAGTTCGTGCGCATCTCCGGCGCCGGCTTGCGCGAAAGCCACGCCCATGACGTGACGATCACCCGCGAAAGCCCGAACTATCCGGGCGCGCACTGATCATGCATGCATTCGGAGGGCGCCGCGTCACCGCGGCGCCCTCCATCTTTTCAAATTAAGTATTTTTTAAGCAAGCGTATTTCCGGGAGCAGGGCATGACGGGTTTCGAGATCTTCTGGCCGATCGTGGCGCACGTCCTTCTCGTCTTCTGCCTCTACGCTCTCCTATCCTTCCGCCGAATGAGCCTGGTGCGCGCCGGCAAGGCGAATTCGGCTCAGTTTCGCGAGAATCGCGACGAGCCGAGCGAAAGCCTGGTGGTGAAAAACAGCATCGCCAACCAGTTCGAACTGCCTGTTCTCTTCTATGTCTGCTGCGTGCTGCTCTACATCACCGAGGCCGACAACATCGTCTCTGTCGTCCTTGCCTGGCTCTTTGTCGTTCTGCGCTATGTGCACGCCTTCGTGCATGTGACCAGCAACCGGATCCGTTACCGTCGTCCGCTGTTCATGGGCAGTGTCGCGACGCTT is a window from the Ensifer adhaerens genome containing:
- a CDS encoding VOC family protein; the encoded protein is MLLYVTVGTNDLERAGAFYDAVLPALGYHRQRQDETEIGYGAAGERIRFWVVTPFNRTPATYGNGVSIALDAKTRAAVDAFHAAALANGGADEGAPGLRPFHANFYGTWVRDLDGNKIAAVCERPE
- a CDS encoding DHA2 family efflux MFS transporter permease subunit, yielding MNRIVPMILAVALFMEQMDSTVISTSLPAIARDIGVGPITLKLALTAYMVALAIFIPLSGWMADRFGAKKIFRAAILVFIAGSIFCAISNSLPAFVFSRFLQGMGGAMMTPVARLVLVRGTPRSELVSAMALLTIPALVGPLAGPPLGGFITTYFSWHWIFLINVPVGIAGYILSGIYLPHMETRDPPPVDVIGFVLGGIAASGIVFGLSVISLPALPPAVGIASVLIGVVATLLYIRHARRHPAPVLDLDLFKDSAFRAASIGGTIFRISVGAVPFLMPLMLQVGFGLNPFQSGLITFIGAVGAITTKFYARRVLAFAGFRTTLILAAILAAITTFANGFFTPETPYLVLITILLIAGFARSFFFTSVNALSFADIDDADASKATSMSAVLQQISLALGVAVAGAILEIETKLSGGPLQLDDFHTAFMIIAAANLIAAIPFLTMAKNAGASVSGHRLPAREIESAAGK
- a CDS encoding MBL fold metallo-hydrolase, which translates into the protein MSEFSMKRRTLMGAGAFGVLAAPSLLTGVAAAQEKMENTDMKSAPPIRSFKLGAFKVVVVNDGTRVTEKPHEIYGTNQSQQAVAELLQQNFLPTEALVNSFSPVLVDTGTEVVLFDTGMGEGGREAGLGRLADGIRAAGYVPEQLSVVVVTHMHGDHIGGLMETGKPAFANARYVMGETEYAFWKDPARAGTPAENGHKAVLEKVVPLAEKTTFIGDGAAVVPGISAVAAFGHSPGHRVFRLDSDGRGMMLTADTANHYVLSLQRPDWEVRFDMDKAKAAETRRRVFDMIASERLPFIGYHMPFPAVGFVEKQGEGYRFVPVSYQLDI
- the guaB gene encoding IMP dehydrogenase, whose product is MARIIETATGLEALTFDDVLLLPGHSEVMPGQTNIATTIAQDIDLNLPILSSAMDTVTEGRLAIAMAQAGGIGVIHRNLTPAEQAEEVRQVKKFESGMVINPVTIGPDAKLADALGLMKQHGISGIPVVENGGAGGQKQGRLVGILTNRDVRFASDPNQKIHELMTHENLVTVKESVDQQEAKRLLHAHRIEKLLVVDGDGRCVGLITVKDIEKAQLNPNASKDAQGRLRAAAAISVGDDGFERAERLIDAGVDLIVVDTAHGHSQRVLDAVARVKKLSNSVRIMAGNVATAAGTKALIDAGADAVKVGIGPGSICTTRIVAGVGVPQLAAIMSAVEAAQAAGIPVIADGGIKFSGDLAKAIAAGASAVMIGSLLAGTDESPGEVFLYQGRSFKAYRGMGSVGAMARGSADRYFQAEVRDTLKLVPEGIEGQVPYKGPVAGVLHQLAGGLKASMGYVGGPTIKEYQERAQFVRISGAGLRESHAHDVTITRESPNYPGAH
- a CDS encoding MAPEG family protein encodes the protein MTGFEIFWPIVAHVLLVFCLYALLSFRRMSLVRAGKANSAQFRENRDEPSESLVVKNSIANQFELPVLFYVCCVLLYITEADNIVSVVLAWLFVVLRYVHAFVHVTSNRIRYRRPLFMGSVATLFAMWVWLAVWMAMS